From Juglans regia cultivar Chandler chromosome 8, Walnut 2.0, whole genome shotgun sequence, the proteins below share one genomic window:
- the LOC109021536 gene encoding heavy metal-associated isoprenylated plant protein 2-like has translation MVQKTVLKVNIACLKCKKNLLKAVTSLQGVDKVEADAAKGTLTVTGDADPYEIIVRTRKTGKFAEVVSIGAPPKPGDGQKSNPDGKKPADGQKGQVLIPYYIPQTSCLVCERVPVVHVGCRDEPYPSCSIL, from the exons ATGGTGCAGAAAACTGTCTTGAAGGTCAATATCGCATGCCTGAAATGCAAGAAGAATCTCCTCAAAGCAGTGACATCGCTGCAAG GAGTTGACAAAGTTGAAGCGGATGCAGCCAAGGGAACTTTGACAGTAACTGGAGATGCAGACCCGTATGAAATTATAGTACGTACGAGGAAAACAGGCAAATTTGCTGAAGTGGTGAGTATTGGTGCTCCTCCAAAGCCGGGGGACGGGCAGAAGAGCAACCCCGATGGAAAGAAGCCAGCTGACGGCCAGAAGGGGCAAGTTCTGATACCCTATTATATCCCCCAGACTTCATGTCTTGTGTGTGAGCGAGTGCCTGTCGTCCATGTGGGTTGCCGGGACGAACCCTATCCGTCATGCTCTATTTTGTGA
- the LOC109021537 gene encoding heavy metal-associated isoprenylated plant protein 2-like translates to MVQKTVLKVRIACLKCKKKLLQALTKLQGVDKIEVDADKGTLTVTGDADPYEIIVRTKKTGKFSDVVSVGDPAAPKKEGEGDEKEKKKKKKKKKKSGDGQEGQVQTPNIAHNSCLVCERVPIVHVGCRDEPYPSCSIM, encoded by the exons ATGGTGCAGAAAACTGTCTTGAAGGTCCGTATTGCATGCCTCAAATGCAAGAAGAAGCTCCTCCAGGCGTTGACTAAGTTACAAG GTGTTGACAAAATTGAAGTTGATGCAGACAAGGGAACTTTGACCGTAACAGGAGATGCAGACCCATATGAAATCATAGTCCGTACGAAAAAAACAGGCAAATTTTCTGACGTAGTGAGTGTTGGTGATCCTGCTGCTCCAAAAAAGGAGGGCGAGGGGgatgagaaggagaagaagaagaagaagaagaagaagaaaaaatcaggGGACGGCCAGGAGGGGCAAGTTCAGACACCCAACATCGCCCACAATTCGTGTCTTGTCTGTGAGCGAGTGCCTATCGTTCATGTGGGCTGCCGAGACGAACCCTATCCATCATGCTCTATTATGTGA